Proteins encoded within one genomic window of Brachybacterium avium:
- a CDS encoding hydroxyacid dehydrogenase, which yields MRALLAMPPSLPGRMFDDTQLARLAAIADIDTSRTLPDLTSAQNESLADIEVLLTGWGSPRVDAATLARMPRLRAIVHTAGTVRFVVSEAVWDRGDIVVTSATEANAVPVAEFTLAHILLAGKRSLAQETAYRHDHQVVPAAGAGAEIGNYGNVVGLIGASRIGTLVAEHLQRFDVEVLVTDPFLGAEEVAALGATKVEPEELYARSDVVSLHAPDVPSTQGLVSRELLALMRDGTTFLNTARPALVDIDALREELVSGRLSAVLDVHDDLAADDPLWNVPTVSITPHIAGSQGNELRRMGEQALEEVRRLAAGEPPLHPVDPSRRELEA from the coding sequence ATGAGGGCGCTGCTCGCGATGCCCCCGAGCCTGCCCGGCCGCATGTTCGACGATACCCAGCTCGCCCGGCTGGCCGCGATCGCCGACATCGACACCAGCCGCACCCTCCCCGACCTCACCTCCGCGCAGAACGAGTCACTCGCCGATATAGAGGTGCTCCTGACCGGCTGGGGCTCCCCGCGCGTCGATGCTGCGACGCTCGCGCGGATGCCGCGCCTGCGGGCGATCGTCCACACCGCCGGGACCGTGCGCTTCGTGGTCTCCGAAGCGGTGTGGGACCGCGGCGACATCGTGGTGACCTCCGCGACCGAGGCGAACGCGGTGCCGGTCGCCGAGTTCACCCTCGCCCACATCCTGCTGGCCGGCAAGCGCTCCCTCGCCCAGGAGACGGCCTATCGCCACGACCACCAGGTGGTGCCGGCTGCCGGCGCCGGGGCGGAGATCGGCAACTACGGCAACGTGGTGGGCCTCATCGGCGCGTCCCGGATCGGCACCCTGGTGGCGGAGCACCTGCAGCGCTTCGACGTGGAGGTGCTGGTCACCGACCCCTTCCTCGGGGCGGAAGAGGTCGCGGCCCTCGGCGCGACGAAGGTGGAGCCCGAGGAGCTCTACGCCCGCAGCGACGTGGTGAGCCTGCACGCACCCGACGTCCCCTCGACGCAGGGACTGGTCAGCCGCGAGCTGCTCGCGCTGATGCGCGACGGGACCACGTTCCTCAACACCGCCCGACCCGCCCTCGTCGACATCGATGCGCTGCGCGAGGAGCTGGTCTCCGGGCGCCTCAGCGCCGTGCTCGACGTGCACGACGATCTCGCCGCCGACGACCCCCTGTGGAACGTGCCCACGGTGTCGATCACCCCGCACATCGCCGGCTCCCAGGGCAATGAGCTGCGCCGCATGGGCGAGCAGGCCCTGGAGGAGGTGCGACGCCTCGCCGCCGGGGAGCCGCCGCTCCACCCCGTCGACCCCTCCCGCCGCGAGCTGGAGGCCTGA
- a CDS encoding LacI family DNA-binding transcriptional regulator, giving the protein MPAVRLSDVAKDAGVSLATASRVLNGSSRVPGKAVAEKVKASAAKLGYVPNAQAQALARSRSGLIGLVVHDIADPYFATIAREIQQQVFASQSQVLLTQTDREIDTEIRALRSLIAQQVDALVLVGSHRYGNDSDAALRTLLEGFARHGGRVVGVGQSLGVGRTIVPDNAAAAHELATALIVEGHRRFAVVQGIAGIPSAADRTGGYIAALTEAGIEPELSVEADLTRAGGYRLATRIQEHLAGAPAAEDLPLCVFAPADVMALGALGELRRHGIEVPGQVAVAGFGGVPDAADANPILTTIALPLQDMARQAVEWVLEQPPKGEGVPVDGSSSAEELAEAGPSEIHVRGDVLLRGSTALGDVG; this is encoded by the coding sequence ATGCCCGCCGTCCGACTCAGTGACGTCGCCAAGGACGCCGGGGTCTCCCTGGCCACCGCCTCGCGCGTGCTCAACGGCTCCTCCCGGGTGCCCGGGAAGGCGGTCGCCGAGAAGGTGAAGGCCTCCGCGGCGAAGCTCGGCTACGTCCCGAACGCCCAGGCCCAGGCCCTGGCCCGCTCCCGTTCGGGCCTGATCGGCCTGGTGGTCCACGACATCGCCGACCCCTACTTCGCGACCATCGCCCGCGAGATCCAGCAGCAGGTGTTCGCCTCGCAGTCGCAGGTGCTGCTCACGCAGACCGATCGCGAGATCGACACCGAGATCCGGGCGCTGCGCTCCCTGATCGCCCAGCAGGTCGACGCCCTGGTGCTGGTGGGCTCGCACCGCTACGGCAACGACTCCGACGCCGCCCTGCGCACCCTGCTCGAGGGTTTCGCCCGTCACGGCGGTCGCGTGGTGGGCGTGGGCCAGTCGCTCGGCGTGGGTCGCACGATCGTGCCGGACAACGCAGCGGCCGCCCATGAGCTCGCCACGGCCCTGATCGTGGAGGGCCACCGCCGCTTCGCCGTGGTCCAGGGCATCGCCGGGATCCCCTCGGCCGCGGATCGCACCGGCGGCTACATCGCCGCCCTGACCGAGGCGGGCATCGAGCCCGAGCTCAGCGTGGAGGCGGACCTGACCCGTGCCGGCGGCTACCGGCTGGCCACCCGGATCCAGGAGCACCTCGCCGGTGCTCCGGCCGCCGAGGACCTCCCGCTGTGCGTGTTCGCCCCCGCAGACGTCATGGCGCTCGGCGCTCTCGGCGAGCTGCGCCGCCACGGGATCGAGGTCCCCGGGCAAGTCGCAGTCGCCGGCTTCGGCGGGGTGCCCGACGCGGCCGATGCGAACCCGATCCTCACCACGATCGCGCTGCCGCTGCAGGACATGGCCCGCCAGGCCGTGGAATGGGTGCTCGAGCAGCCCCCGAAGGGCGAGGGCGTCCCGGTCGACGGCTCCTCGAGCGCCGAGGAGCTCGCCGAGGCCGGTCCGTCGGAGATCCATGTGCGCGGGGACGTGCTGCTGCGCGGCTCCACGGCGCTGGGCGACGTCGGCTGA
- a CDS encoding IS110 family transposase, with protein sequence MDTRFAVVIGLDVGKTAHHACALDPSGNKLFDEPLPQDETKLRELFTQLQNHGEVLMVVDQPNTIGALPIAVARDSGCSVAYLPGLAMRKDADLYPGRSKTDARDAFIIADTARTMPHTLRQVDRDNDVLSTLKVLAGFDEDLAHETTRALNRIRSLLTQIHPALERVFLGGSLATGLVLDLLEKFGGPTGLKTAGRAKVLRFARAHSRRDPETLIDQIFKALGEQTVVVPATAAVELVIPRVAGQVKELKEQRATVAREVEAMLEDFPLAGVLMSMPGIGIKTAAQILMAVGDGTGFETPGHLAAYAGIAPVTRRSGTSIRGEFPARSGNKRLKNALFYSAWVASNHDPVSKAYYDRKRAEGKRHNAAVICLARRRCNVIFAMLRDGTYYQRPTTAPTTEPAALAA encoded by the coding sequence ATGGACACACGATTCGCGGTCGTCATCGGCCTGGATGTTGGAAAGACCGCCCACCACGCCTGCGCACTCGACCCCTCCGGGAACAAGCTGTTCGACGAGCCCCTCCCGCAGGATGAGACCAAGCTCCGCGAGCTGTTCACCCAGCTGCAGAACCACGGCGAAGTACTGATGGTCGTCGACCAACCCAACACCATCGGAGCGCTACCGATCGCGGTCGCCAGAGACTCGGGCTGCTCCGTCGCCTACCTCCCAGGCCTGGCGATGAGGAAGGACGCAGACCTCTATCCGGGCAGGTCAAAGACAGATGCACGAGACGCGTTCATCATCGCCGACACCGCCCGCACCATGCCGCACACGCTGCGGCAGGTCGACCGCGACAACGATGTCCTCTCGACGCTCAAGGTCCTCGCCGGCTTCGACGAGGACCTCGCCCACGAGACCACCAGGGCACTGAACCGGATCCGATCCCTGCTCACGCAGATCCATCCCGCGCTCGAGCGCGTCTTTCTCGGCGGCAGCCTGGCCACCGGGCTCGTCCTGGACCTACTGGAGAAGTTCGGCGGCCCCACCGGGCTTAAGACTGCAGGCCGAGCCAAGGTTCTTCGATTCGCCCGCGCCCATTCACGCCGGGACCCAGAAACGCTGATCGATCAGATCTTCAAGGCGCTGGGCGAGCAGACCGTGGTCGTCCCCGCGACCGCGGCGGTGGAGCTGGTGATCCCCAGAGTCGCTGGTCAGGTCAAGGAGCTCAAGGAGCAGCGAGCGACCGTGGCGAGGGAGGTCGAGGCCATGCTGGAGGACTTCCCTCTCGCCGGGGTCTTGATGAGCATGCCGGGGATCGGCATCAAGACCGCCGCCCAGATCCTCATGGCCGTGGGCGACGGAACGGGATTCGAGACCCCCGGCCACCTCGCCGCCTATGCCGGGATCGCACCGGTCACGCGAAGATCCGGGACCTCGATCCGTGGAGAGTTCCCGGCTCGCTCGGGCAACAAGCGGTTGAAGAACGCACTGTTCTACTCTGCCTGGGTCGCCTCGAACCACGACCCGGTCTCCAAGGCCTACTACGATCGCAAACGCGCCGAGGGCAAGCGCCACAACGCCGCCGTGATCTGCCTGGCCCGCCGCCGCTGCAACGTCATCTTCGCGATGCTCCGCGACGGCACCTACTACCAGCGACCCACCACCGCCCCTACCACCGAGCCGGCCGCCCTCGCGGCTTGA
- a CDS encoding sugar phosphate isomerase/epimerase family protein, with protein MTTSHSRTAAPSERLGTGTQRLSLNRWTFRTTPLQEFLEATTAQGIDAVGLWRQDVAEVGLDALRRRVDDAGLRVSSLCRGGFLTASAEADRAAALEDNRRAIDETAALGAPTLVLVVGGVDRADKDLIGARSRVTEGVATLAPYAEERGVTLSIEPLHPMFAADRAVVSTLDQALDIAEASGSPAAGVVVDTYHVWWDPYLERAIQRAAATDRLLSYQVCDWNLPLAAEPLHSRGYMGDGFIDFPSITRMVKDAGYTGDIEVEIFNEDVWATPADEAARIIAERFEQLVLPHA; from the coding sequence ATGACGACCTCACATTCCCGCACCGCCGCGCCCTCGGAGCGTCTCGGGACCGGCACGCAGCGCCTGTCGCTGAACCGCTGGACGTTCCGCACCACGCCGCTCCAGGAGTTCCTCGAGGCCACCACGGCGCAGGGCATCGACGCCGTGGGGCTGTGGCGCCAGGACGTCGCCGAGGTGGGCCTGGACGCCCTGCGCCGCCGGGTCGACGACGCCGGACTGCGGGTGAGCTCGCTGTGTCGCGGAGGGTTCCTCACCGCCTCGGCCGAGGCCGACCGCGCTGCGGCGCTGGAGGACAACCGCCGCGCGATCGACGAGACCGCAGCGCTCGGCGCCCCCACCCTGGTGCTCGTCGTCGGCGGCGTGGACCGGGCGGACAAGGACCTCATCGGCGCCCGCTCCCGGGTCACCGAGGGCGTCGCGACGCTCGCTCCCTACGCCGAGGAGCGCGGGGTGACGCTGTCCATCGAACCGCTGCACCCGATGTTCGCCGCGGACCGCGCCGTGGTCTCCACCCTCGACCAGGCCCTCGACATCGCCGAGGCCTCGGGCAGCCCCGCGGCCGGCGTCGTCGTGGACACCTACCACGTGTGGTGGGACCCGTACCTCGAGCGCGCCATCCAGCGCGCCGCGGCGACGGACCGCCTGCTGAGCTACCAGGTGTGCGACTGGAACCTCCCGCTCGCGGCGGAGCCTCTGCACTCCCGCGGCTACATGGGCGACGGCTTCATCGACTTCCCCTCGATCACCCGCATGGTCAAGGACGCCGGATACACCGGCGACATCGAGGTCGAGATCTTCAACGAGGACGTGTGGGCCACCCCGGCCGACGAGGCCGCGCGGATCATCGCCGAGCGCTTCGAGCAGCTGGTGCTGCCGCACGCCTGA
- a CDS encoding DUF993 family protein, with translation MADALQLTLLDEDGSLRTLPLAQAPAFARPTAPLRSRVVYAAVHVVPQVQGDNTPGAPADIDWDATLAFRRTMWSRGLGVADAMDTAQRNMGLDPAATRELITRSADAAREALADPEIAAVFPADATVSDLMVAGVNTDQRSEHSLSLDEIAEAYIEQLEATEATGAGAVLMASRHLARTATTAAEYEEVYRRVLDAASGPVVLHWLGTVFDPQLGGYFGSDDPAVGADTLLRIIEADPSKIRGVKMSLLDDAAEVAVRERLPEGVRMLTGDDFHFSHLIVGDGTCTTEAGGEQVVGEYSDALLGAFAATAPAASAAVQALDAGDPAEATRILDASEELGRHIFSAPTFHYKTGVAFLAWLNGHQQAFAMVGGMHSARSLPHLSRTIELAATTGNLEQPALAAERWHAMLALAGYDLDAAARTAGAGDAA, from the coding sequence ATGGCGGACGCTCTGCAGCTGACCCTGCTGGACGAGGACGGCTCCCTGCGCACCCTCCCGCTCGCCCAGGCCCCCGCCTTCGCCCGCCCCACCGCGCCTCTGCGCTCCCGCGTCGTCTACGCGGCGGTGCACGTGGTGCCGCAGGTGCAGGGGGACAACACCCCCGGCGCCCCGGCCGACATCGACTGGGACGCCACCCTCGCCTTCCGCCGCACCATGTGGTCCCGCGGGCTCGGGGTGGCCGACGCGATGGACACCGCCCAGCGCAACATGGGCCTGGATCCCGCCGCCACCCGGGAGCTGATCACCCGCTCGGCCGACGCCGCCCGCGAGGCGCTCGCCGACCCGGAGATCGCCGCCGTGTTCCCGGCCGACGCGACGGTGAGCGACCTGATGGTCGCCGGGGTGAACACCGACCAGCGCAGCGAGCACTCGCTGAGCCTGGACGAGATCGCCGAGGCCTACATCGAGCAGCTGGAGGCCACCGAGGCCACCGGCGCCGGTGCGGTGCTGATGGCCAGCCGCCACCTCGCCCGCACGGCGACCACGGCCGCCGAGTACGAGGAGGTCTACCGCCGGGTGCTCGACGCCGCGAGCGGGCCGGTGGTCCTGCACTGGCTGGGCACCGTCTTCGACCCGCAGCTGGGAGGCTATTTCGGATCGGACGATCCCGCTGTCGGGGCGGACACCCTGCTCCGGATCATCGAGGCGGACCCCTCGAAGATCCGCGGCGTGAAGATGAGCCTGCTGGACGACGCGGCGGAGGTCGCCGTGCGCGAGCGGCTCCCCGAAGGGGTCCGCATGCTCACCGGCGACGACTTCCACTTCTCCCACCTCATCGTGGGTGACGGCACCTGCACCACCGAGGCCGGGGGAGAGCAGGTGGTCGGGGAGTACTCCGACGCCCTGCTCGGGGCCTTCGCCGCCACCGCGCCAGCGGCCTCCGCCGCAGTGCAGGCGCTCGACGCCGGGGACCCGGCCGAGGCCACCCGGATCCTCGATGCCTCCGAGGAGCTGGGACGGCACATCTTCTCCGCCCCCACCTTCCATTACAAGACCGGGGTGGCGTTCCTGGCCTGGCTGAACGGCCACCAGCAGGCGTTCGCCATGGTGGGCGGCATGCACAGCGCCCGCAGCCTTCCCCACCTCTCGCGCACCATCGAGCTCGCCGCCACCACCGGCAACCTCGAACAACCGGCGCTGGCCGCCGAGCGCTGGCACGCGATGCTGGCCCTGGCCGGATACGACCTCGATGCGGCGGCACGGACCGCCGGGGCAGGAGATGCCGCATGA
- a CDS encoding Gfo/Idh/MocA family protein has translation MAERRIGIIVNGATGRMGYRQHLVRSLLAIQEQGGVELADGDRLVPDLLLVGRNEEKLAAVAARHGLTNWTTDVDEALADDDYEVYFDALVTNLRVANLKKAIAAGKAIYTEKPTAETFEDALELAKLAKQHGTVNGVVHDKLYLPGLLKLRRLIDSGFFGEILSVRGEFGYWVYEGDWQTAQRPSWNYRSEDGGGIVADMFPHWNYVIEELFGRIEDVYAQTATHIGQRWDEKGQEYTATADDAAYGVFRLEGGTVVQMNSSWDVRVHRDELVEFQVDGTKGSAVVGLHGARVQPREATPKPVWNPDVKDSHNYYEDWIEVPDNAGPDGFDNGFKVQWEDFLRHYIEGREYPFDFLSGARGVRLAEAGLTSSAEGRRIALDPLTEV, from the coding sequence ATGGCAGAACGCAGGATCGGGATCATCGTCAACGGGGCCACCGGCCGCATGGGCTACCGCCAGCACCTGGTGCGCTCGCTGCTCGCGATCCAGGAGCAGGGCGGCGTCGAGCTCGCCGACGGCGATCGTCTGGTGCCGGATCTGCTGCTGGTGGGCCGCAACGAGGAGAAGCTCGCCGCGGTCGCCGCGCGCCACGGGCTGACGAACTGGACCACCGACGTCGACGAGGCCCTCGCCGACGACGACTACGAGGTCTACTTCGACGCCCTGGTGACCAACCTGCGCGTCGCGAACCTCAAGAAGGCCATCGCCGCCGGCAAGGCCATCTACACCGAGAAGCCCACCGCCGAGACCTTCGAGGACGCGCTCGAGCTCGCGAAGCTGGCGAAGCAGCACGGCACCGTCAACGGCGTCGTGCACGACAAGCTCTACCTGCCCGGGCTGCTCAAGCTGCGCCGCCTGATCGACTCCGGCTTCTTCGGCGAGATCCTCTCGGTGCGCGGCGAGTTCGGCTACTGGGTCTACGAGGGCGATTGGCAGACCGCTCAGCGTCCCTCCTGGAACTACCGCTCCGAGGACGGCGGCGGCATCGTCGCCGACATGTTCCCGCACTGGAACTACGTCATCGAGGAGCTGTTCGGCCGGATCGAGGACGTCTACGCCCAGACCGCCACCCACATCGGGCAGCGCTGGGACGAGAAGGGCCAGGAGTACACCGCGACCGCGGATGACGCGGCCTACGGCGTCTTCCGCCTCGAGGGCGGCACCGTGGTGCAGATGAACTCCAGCTGGGACGTCCGCGTCCACCGCGACGAGCTGGTCGAGTTCCAGGTCGACGGCACCAAGGGCAGCGCCGTCGTGGGCCTGCACGGCGCCCGCGTCCAGCCGCGCGAGGCCACCCCGAAGCCGGTGTGGAACCCCGACGTCAAGGACTCGCACAACTACTACGAGGACTGGATCGAGGTGCCCGACAACGCCGGGCCCGACGGCTTCGACAACGGCTTCAAGGTGCAGTGGGAGGACTTCCTGCGCCACTACATCGAAGGCAGGGAATACCCCTTCGACTTCCTCTCCGGCGCGCGCGGCGTGCGCCTGGCCGAGGCCGGCCTGACCAGCTCCGCCGAGGGCCGCCGCATCGCCCTCGACCCGCTGACGGAGGTGTGA
- a CDS encoding glycosyl hydrolase family 95 catalytic domain-containing protein, whose product MSPSTTLSRSCPAERWLEALPLGNGRIGVMAWGDPHRARFSLNDSTLWSGSPQSTQRWRTSAEEATRLRERTRELFLAGEITAAQDLLEQLGTAWSQAYQPVGELVVTREGPGSSVPPAPDGDYERLLDLAQAEHVVRAPGGEHLTLVSAADEVLVHSAPCPPGTRVGLELTSPLVEEQRSEDEQGLSVVLRAPSDAPPPRHHARGELAWDEEGASRVAVVVRTRVEGERLLLACAIVTTWQGLGKQPDRPVAEALAEATEQAEGALARGEQELRRRHRETPLPGADAVGLELRGSAEAELLSTMFAYGRYLLAASSRAGLPPANLQGIWNEKVLAPWGSNYTVNINLEMNHWAAGVAHLPGAAAALEGFVGMLRESGRETARRLYGADGWTMHHNSDPWGYTDPVRGLPKFATWPMGGLWLERELDSIAAFSGEEPTEIAARRLPALREVAAFALDLLHEGPGGTLVSFPSTSPENEWITAEGETVALSESTGMDRWLLREVFESLIAKAELLGRGDDAMVRRAADALERIPGPRIGADGRLLEWHLDGVGEIEPTHRHVSHLGVEYPGGQHLPPEVSAAVVTSMEARGDEATGWSIAWKTSLWARLHRPDKVQDLLELFLRPAETADGERSGLYPNLFSAHPPFQIDGNIGIVAAIAECLVQSHRGEIELLPAPAPILADGTVHGLRARPGIELDLSWHDGRPTAVRLRAVGPGAVGTHRVRCGEHQLLVELPDEHPVELDASALGGNPPGPAHRSNLQGVQG is encoded by the coding sequence ATGTCACCGAGCACCACCCTTTCGCGCAGCTGCCCGGCCGAGCGCTGGCTCGAGGCGCTGCCCCTCGGCAATGGTCGGATCGGTGTGATGGCGTGGGGCGATCCGCACCGGGCCCGCTTCAGCCTGAACGACTCCACCCTGTGGTCCGGATCCCCGCAGTCCACCCAGCGGTGGCGCACCTCCGCCGAGGAGGCGACCCGCCTCCGGGAGCGGACGCGCGAGCTGTTCCTGGCCGGAGAGATCACCGCCGCGCAGGACCTGCTCGAGCAGCTCGGCACCGCCTGGTCGCAGGCGTACCAGCCGGTCGGGGAGCTCGTCGTGACCCGCGAGGGCCCCGGCTCCTCCGTCCCACCCGCACCGGACGGCGACTACGAGCGCCTCCTCGACCTCGCCCAGGCCGAGCATGTGGTGCGCGCACCCGGCGGTGAGCACCTCACCCTGGTGAGCGCAGCCGACGAGGTGCTCGTCCATTCCGCCCCCTGCCCGCCCGGCACCCGGGTAGGGCTCGAGCTGACCTCGCCGCTGGTCGAGGAGCAGCGCAGCGAGGACGAGCAGGGGCTGAGCGTGGTGCTGCGCGCACCGTCCGACGCACCACCCCCACGGCATCACGCCAGGGGGGAGCTCGCCTGGGACGAAGAGGGAGCCAGCCGGGTCGCCGTCGTGGTGCGCACCCGCGTCGAGGGCGAGCGCCTCCTCCTCGCCTGCGCGATCGTCACCACCTGGCAGGGACTGGGGAAGCAGCCGGACCGGCCCGTCGCCGAGGCCCTCGCCGAGGCGACCGAACAGGCGGAGGGCGCACTCGCCCGCGGCGAGCAGGAGCTGCGCCGCCGGCACCGGGAGACCCCGCTGCCCGGAGCGGACGCCGTCGGCCTCGAGCTGAGGGGCTCCGCGGAGGCGGAGCTGCTGTCCACGATGTTCGCCTACGGTCGGTACCTGCTCGCCGCCTCCTCGCGGGCCGGCCTGCCGCCCGCGAACCTGCAGGGCATCTGGAACGAGAAGGTGCTCGCCCCCTGGGGCTCGAACTACACGGTCAACATCAACCTGGAGATGAACCACTGGGCCGCTGGGGTCGCCCACCTGCCGGGCGCCGCCGCGGCCCTCGAGGGCTTCGTCGGGATGCTGCGGGAATCGGGCCGGGAGACGGCCCGCCGGCTCTACGGCGCCGACGGCTGGACCATGCACCACAACTCCGACCCCTGGGGGTACACCGATCCGGTGCGCGGGCTGCCGAAGTTCGCGACCTGGCCGATGGGCGGTCTGTGGCTGGAGCGGGAGCTCGATTCGATCGCCGCGTTCAGCGGCGAGGAGCCCACCGAGATCGCCGCCCGTCGGCTGCCCGCGCTGCGCGAGGTCGCGGCCTTCGCACTGGATCTCCTGCACGAGGGCCCGGGCGGCACCCTGGTCAGCTTCCCCTCGACCTCGCCCGAGAACGAGTGGATCACCGCCGAGGGCGAGACGGTCGCCCTCAGCGAGAGCACCGGGATGGATCGCTGGCTGCTGCGGGAGGTGTTCGAATCCCTGATCGCGAAGGCGGAGCTGCTGGGCCGCGGCGACGATGCGATGGTGCGTCGGGCAGCCGATGCTCTGGAGAGGATCCCCGGCCCGCGGATCGGGGCGGACGGCCGCCTGCTGGAGTGGCACCTCGACGGGGTGGGCGAGATCGAGCCGACCCATCGGCACGTCTCCCACCTGGGGGTCGAATACCCCGGCGGGCAGCACCTGCCCCCGGAGGTGTCCGCTGCGGTGGTCACCTCGATGGAGGCCCGCGGCGATGAGGCCACGGGCTGGTCGATCGCCTGGAAGACCTCCCTGTGGGCGCGCCTGCACCGCCCGGACAAGGTCCAGGATCTGCTGGAGCTCTTCCTGCGCCCCGCAGAGACCGCGGACGGCGAGCGCAGCGGGCTGTACCCGAACCTCTTCTCCGCCCATCCCCCGTTCCAGATCGACGGGAACATCGGCATCGTCGCCGCGATCGCTGAATGCCTCGTCCAGAGCCATCGCGGCGAGATCGAGCTGCTCCCGGCCCCTGCCCCGATCCTGGCCGACGGGACCGTGCACGGCCTGCGGGCCCGCCCCGGGATCGAGCTGGATCTGAGCTGGCATGACGGCAGGCCCACCGCCGTGCGCCTGCGAGCCGTCGGCCCGGGGGCGGTGGGGACCCACCGGGTGCGGTGCGGGGAGCATCAGCTCCTGGTCGAGCTGCCTGATGAGCACCCGGTGGAGCTCGACGCCTCCGCTCTCGGCGGGAACCCGCCCGGACCGGCACACCGCAGCAACCTCCAGGGGGTCCAGGGATGA
- a CDS encoding hydroxyacid dehydrogenase, producing the protein MRRLLMAMTPERALDVCHPATRALIEEEFATTWASAGLDESELRTLLPGQDIVVTSWGTPRLPTDLLGTDRGGPSIIAHAAGTIKNLVPPESLEDVTVFSAAPRIATSVGEYCLSAVLTLTRHLIESNDDVVHGRWKSDRPSGGELTGRRVGIVGASSTAREFIRLLAPFRTEITVHDPFLSPARAEQLGVRLASLEEVMDNEIVSVHVPATPATEGMITAELIAAIPDGAIVLNSSRAAAVDTTALLEAAVSGRLLVGLDVYDVEPPQLAESLAQVPGLLLTPHIAGDTSDGHRALTGYVLADVSDYLASGRRGPSWVDPTALSILA; encoded by the coding sequence ATGAGGCGTCTGCTGATGGCGATGACCCCCGAGCGGGCGCTGGACGTCTGCCACCCCGCGACCCGGGCGCTGATCGAGGAGGAGTTCGCGACGACCTGGGCCTCGGCCGGTCTCGACGAGAGCGAGCTCCGGACCCTGCTCCCGGGCCAGGACATCGTCGTGACCAGCTGGGGCACGCCGCGCTTGCCCACTGATCTGCTCGGGACGGACCGGGGCGGGCCGAGCATCATCGCCCACGCCGCAGGGACCATCAAGAACCTGGTCCCGCCGGAGAGCCTCGAGGACGTCACCGTGTTCTCGGCCGCTCCCAGGATCGCGACCTCCGTGGGCGAGTACTGCCTCTCAGCCGTTCTCACCCTGACGCGGCACCTGATCGAATCCAATGACGACGTGGTCCACGGGCGGTGGAAGTCAGATCGGCCCAGCGGCGGCGAGCTCACCGGCCGACGCGTCGGCATCGTCGGCGCCTCCTCGACGGCGCGAGAGTTCATCCGCCTGCTGGCGCCCTTCCGCACCGAGATCACCGTCCACGACCCGTTCCTCTCCCCCGCGCGAGCCGAGCAGCTCGGGGTGCGCCTGGCATCGCTCGAGGAGGTGATGGACAACGAGATCGTCTCCGTGCACGTCCCGGCGACGCCCGCGACCGAAGGGATGATCACCGCCGAGCTGATCGCGGCGATCCCGGACGGCGCCATCGTCCTGAACTCCTCCCGCGCCGCCGCGGTGGACACCACCGCGCTGCTGGAGGCCGCGGTCTCCGGACGGCTCCTGGTCGGGCTGGACGTGTACGACGTGGAGCCGCCGCAGCTGGCGGAGTCCCTCGCCCAGGTCCCCGGGCTGCTGCTGACCCCTCATATCGCCGGGGACACGTCGGACGGCCACCGCGCCCTGACCGGATATGTCCTGGCCGATGTCAGCGACTACCTCGCCTCCGGGCGCCGCGGGCCGTCCTGGGTGGACCCGACCGCGCTCTCGATCCTGGCGTGA